A single genomic interval of Cupriavidus sp. MP-37 harbors:
- a CDS encoding lipase secretion chaperone, which yields MTSSEGAPRLWLALLPAGAAAAAVYWLTAPPAAPPVPQGAAAVSTAGPSAPSAEPLPTGMAAWPSLTGVEIPAGPEADAAGNLRLTRALRTYFDYFLSARHDAGGVDALEPWVHDEIRRHVPQPAAGQAWQLWQRYLAYLAEVQPQAARKPLADTGGTLDVAQVQQLRALLAQRNAARQRWLPEVAQVWFGDEQAYDEAMLARLEIAAQAGLDEAQRRQRLAELDATLPEALRAARAASARPQAISATIADLQAAGRSAQDIGAALAQTYGPDVAQRYERQAQAEQSWQQRYDDYAARRAQIEAFAGLSEQDRRQQMEALRRQAFDNPSEALQAEVVDRAMAARKTAP from the coding sequence ATGACCAGCTCTGAGGGCGCGCCGCGGCTCTGGCTGGCCCTGCTGCCGGCCGGCGCCGCGGCGGCAGCGGTGTATTGGCTGACCGCGCCGCCGGCTGCGCCGCCCGTGCCGCAAGGCGCGGCAGCGGTCAGCACCGCGGGTCCGTCCGCGCCATCGGCGGAGCCGCTGCCCACTGGCATGGCCGCATGGCCATCGCTCACTGGCGTCGAGATTCCGGCAGGCCCTGAGGCCGATGCCGCGGGCAACCTGCGCCTGACGCGCGCGCTGCGTACTTATTTCGATTATTTCCTGAGCGCGCGCCACGACGCCGGCGGCGTCGATGCGCTCGAGCCGTGGGTGCACGACGAGATCCGCCGCCACGTGCCGCAGCCCGCGGCCGGGCAGGCGTGGCAGTTGTGGCAGCGCTACCTGGCCTATCTGGCCGAGGTCCAGCCGCAAGCCGCGCGCAAGCCGCTCGCGGATACGGGCGGCACGCTGGATGTGGCGCAGGTGCAGCAGCTGCGCGCGCTGCTGGCGCAGCGCAATGCGGCGCGGCAGCGCTGGTTGCCCGAGGTCGCGCAGGTCTGGTTCGGCGACGAGCAAGCCTATGACGAGGCCATGCTGGCGCGGCTGGAGATCGCGGCGCAGGCCGGTCTGGATGAGGCGCAGCGGCGGCAACGGCTGGCCGAACTCGACGCCACGCTGCCCGAGGCCCTGCGCGCGGCGCGCGCGGCCAGCGCGCGGCCGCAGGCGATCAGCGCCACCATCGCCGACCTGCAGGCGGCCGGCCGCAGCGCCCAGGACATCGGCGCGGCGCTGGCGCAAACATACGGCCCGGACGTGGCGCAGCGTTACGAACGGCAGGCGCAGGCCGAGCAGTCATGGCAGCAGCGCTACGACGACTACGCCGCGCGCCGGGCGCAGATCGAGGCGTTTGCGGGGTTGTCGGAGCAGGACCGTCGGCAGCAGATGGAAGCGCTGCGCAGGCAGGCTTTTGATAATCCGAGCGAGGCGTTGCAGGCGGAGGTGGTGGATAGGGCGATGGCCGCAAGAAAAACGGCACCGTGA
- a CDS encoding triacylglycerol lipase gives MEHGEHHACGPRTPVARAQQSRNFLRRLAGTAAALAAVAMLAQPAPAVAAVTANGDYAKTRYPIVLVHGLTGAAKMAGVLDYWYGIPEVLRAHGAQVYVATVPSFNSDAERALALQAYVRAVKLESGADKVNLIGHSQGGPTSRMLAAMSPRDVASVTTIGSPHRGSEVADTVLDLINGIGTIPIAGPVLVSLIQGVFDTVGWFNGISNGQALDQDALASLKSLTTRGAAEQNARLDATLVPGTKSALGPDCNSAGAVSEQRQARDAAGNLVTYTQAAYSWTGQGGPLSLLRSNLLDPSTVTMSTSAGLMALKGAGANDGLVSVCSSKWGRVLATGYYWNHLDEVNQMAGLYQDADPRTVILQHANRLRNDQL, from the coding sequence ATGGAGCACGGCGAACACCACGCGTGCGGGCCACGCACGCCCGTAGCACGCGCGCAGCAGTCCCGCAATTTCCTGCGCAGGCTGGCAGGCACCGCCGCGGCGCTGGCCGCCGTGGCGATGCTGGCGCAGCCGGCGCCCGCCGTCGCGGCGGTCACCGCCAATGGCGACTACGCCAAGACGCGCTACCCGATCGTGCTGGTCCACGGGCTGACCGGCGCGGCCAAGATGGCCGGCGTGCTCGACTACTGGTATGGCATCCCCGAAGTGCTGCGGGCGCATGGCGCGCAGGTCTACGTGGCCACGGTGCCGTCGTTCAACAGCGATGCCGAGCGCGCGCTGGCGCTGCAGGCCTATGTGCGCGCGGTCAAGCTGGAAAGCGGCGCCGACAAGGTCAACCTGATCGGCCACAGCCAGGGCGGGCCCACCTCGCGCATGCTGGCGGCGATGTCGCCGCGGGACGTGGCCTCGGTCACCACCATCGGCAGCCCGCACCGCGGCAGCGAAGTGGCCGACACCGTGCTCGACCTGATCAACGGCATCGGCACCATCCCGATCGCCGGCCCGGTGCTGGTCAGCCTGATCCAGGGCGTGTTCGATACGGTCGGCTGGTTCAACGGCATCAGCAACGGGCAGGCGCTGGACCAGGATGCGCTGGCCTCGCTCAAGAGCCTGACCACGCGCGGCGCCGCCGAGCAGAATGCGCGGCTCGACGCCACGCTGGTGCCGGGCACGAAGTCGGCGCTGGGCCCGGACTGCAACAGCGCCGGCGCCGTGTCCGAGCAGCGCCAGGCGCGCGACGCCGCGGGCAACCTCGTCACATATACCCAGGCCGCGTATTCGTGGACCGGGCAGGGCGGCCCGCTGAGCCTGCTGCGCTCCAACCTGCTGGATCCATCCACGGTGACGATGTCGACGTCGGCGGGCCTGATGGCGCTGAAGGGCGCCGGCGCCAATGACGGCCTGGTCTCGGTCTGCAGCAGCAAGTGGGGCCGGGTGCTGGCCACCGGCTATTACTGGAACCATCTCGACGAGGTCAACCAGATGGCTGGCCTGTACCAGGATGCCGACCCGCGCACGGTCATCCTCCAACACGCCAACCGGCTGCGCAATGACCAGCTCTGA
- a CDS encoding flagellar brake protein codes for MIQLTPNDLPVGHPLPWSLLDGDGNLVLGSGNIIPDARDLALVFRHGTVCRDDAAADAADDHRPATGPLGLQVGTLLHIKRDGEAARPAASRLIGFIEQGLFVTWPQLGGRDLPLQAGDGVLLRGFSGHAIHSFTSTITAVCRSPFRYLVLSAPVQQHATPVRKAARVPTRLAAYLTEPGDDDGIDRSVARLALLSDLSTGGALVQTTAPAPAPGSRVRLRFNLRTASLDSEVVIDGWVRVASPGAAGDDADFPAFGVAFDVLAERELTLLQCYIYEQLLSSTRMPVQPAAVAAV; via the coding sequence ATGATCCAGCTCACCCCTAACGATCTTCCCGTCGGCCACCCGCTGCCCTGGTCATTGCTCGATGGCGACGGCAACCTGGTGCTCGGCAGCGGCAACATCATTCCCGATGCGCGCGACCTGGCGCTGGTGTTCCGCCACGGCACGGTGTGCCGCGACGATGCCGCCGCCGACGCCGCCGATGACCACCGTCCGGCCACCGGGCCGCTCGGCCTGCAGGTCGGCACGCTGCTGCATATCAAGCGCGACGGCGAGGCCGCGCGCCCGGCCGCCAGCCGCCTGATCGGCTTTATCGAGCAGGGCCTGTTTGTCACCTGGCCGCAACTGGGCGGGCGGGACCTGCCGCTGCAGGCCGGCGATGGCGTGCTGCTGCGCGGCTTCTCGGGCCACGCCATCCACAGCTTTACCTCGACCATTACCGCCGTGTGCCGCAGCCCGTTCCGCTACCTGGTGCTGTCCGCCCCGGTGCAGCAGCACGCGACCCCGGTGCGCAAGGCCGCGCGCGTGCCGACCCGGCTCGCCGCCTACCTGACCGAGCCTGGCGACGACGACGGCATCGACCGCAGTGTGGCGCGCCTGGCGCTGCTGTCCGACCTCAGCACCGGTGGCGCATTGGTGCAGACCACGGCGCCGGCTCCCGCGCCGGGCAGCCGCGTGCGGCTGCGCTTCAACCTGCGTACCGCGTCGCTGGACAGCGAGGTGGTGATCGATGGGTGGGTCCGCGTGGCCTCACCCGGGGCAGCCGGCGACGATGCCGACTTCCCCGCGTTCGGCGTCGCCTTCGATGTCCTGGCCGAGCGCGAACTGACGCTGCTGCAGTGCTACATCTACGAACAGCTGCTTTCCAGCACCCGCATGCCGGTGCAGCCCGCCGCGGTAGCAGCCGTTTAG
- a CDS encoding FadR/GntR family transcriptional regulator produces MTTLLPRPASLASRIAQTLHDDILAGRYGAGARLPAESALADAFGVSRPIVREAIAQLKADGVLVTRKGSGAYVSETPGGQAWRVASAPDGGPTLAQLFELRRVVETACAEMAAQRRTDADVEAIHAALAAMQAQADGRGDMASAAAADMAFHHAIAEAAHNPCFTGLTDFVGQQMLAARQRAWENTARLSSATGAPRAADQEHAALAAAIAAGDATAARDAAQRHLAAAAARLGLPA; encoded by the coding sequence ATGACCACTCTCCTGCCCCGCCCGGCTTCGCTGGCCTCCCGTATCGCGCAGACCCTGCATGACGACATCCTTGCCGGCCGCTACGGCGCGGGCGCGCGCCTGCCGGCCGAGTCCGCGCTGGCCGATGCCTTCGGCGTGAGCCGCCCGATCGTGCGCGAAGCCATTGCCCAGCTGAAGGCCGACGGCGTGCTGGTCACGCGCAAGGGCTCCGGCGCCTATGTGTCGGAGACCCCGGGCGGCCAGGCCTGGCGCGTCGCCAGCGCGCCCGACGGCGGCCCGACACTGGCCCAGCTGTTCGAGCTGCGCCGGGTGGTGGAAACCGCCTGCGCCGAAATGGCGGCGCAGCGGCGCACCGACGCCGACGTCGAGGCCATCCACGCCGCGCTGGCGGCGATGCAGGCGCAGGCCGACGGCCGCGGCGACATGGCCAGCGCCGCCGCCGCCGACATGGCCTTCCACCACGCCATTGCCGAAGCCGCGCACAACCCCTGCTTTACCGGCCTGACGGATTTCGTCGGCCAGCAGATGCTGGCCGCGCGCCAGCGTGCGTGGGAAAACACTGCGCGGCTGAGCAGCGCCACCGGCGCGCCGCGCGCCGCCGACCAGGAGCATGCCGCCCTGGCCGCGGCGATTGCCGCCGGCGACGCCACCGCCGCGCGCGACGCCGCGCAGCGGCACCTGGCGGCCGCCGCCGCGCGCCTGGGCCTGCCCGCCTGA
- a CDS encoding NAD(P)/FAD-dependent oxidoreductase, whose translation METVDCVVIGAGVVGLAVARALALQGREVIILEAENAFGTITSARNSEVIHAGIYYPAGSLKAQLCVRGKAMLYDYCASRHVAHQRCGKLIVATSAAQVATLEGIRARAAANGVDDLRLISRAEAQALEPQLQCHAALLSPSTGIVDSHGLMTALLGDAENAGAMLAVQSPVLGGAVTADGIRLEIGAEDGSATTLLARTVVNSAGLTAPELARRIDGMPAARIPPQYYAKGCYFTLAGRAPFSRLIYPVPEAAGLGVHLTIDLGGQARFGPNVRWIDEIEYGVDPADADGFYDEVRRYWPGLADGALQPGYAGIRPKISGPHEAAADFRIDGPAVHGVPGLVHLFGIESPGLTSSLAIAERVCAALD comes from the coding sequence ATGGAAACAGTGGATTGCGTCGTGATCGGCGCCGGCGTGGTGGGACTGGCGGTCGCGCGCGCGCTGGCGCTGCAAGGCCGCGAAGTGATCATCCTGGAGGCCGAGAATGCCTTCGGCACCATCACCAGCGCGCGCAACAGCGAGGTCATCCATGCCGGCATCTACTACCCGGCCGGCTCGCTCAAGGCGCAACTGTGCGTGCGCGGCAAGGCCATGCTGTACGACTACTGCGCCAGCCGCCACGTCGCGCACCAGCGCTGCGGCAAGCTGATCGTCGCCACCAGCGCGGCCCAGGTGGCGACGCTCGAAGGCATCCGCGCCAGGGCGGCCGCCAATGGCGTGGACGACCTGCGCCTGATCAGCCGCGCCGAAGCGCAGGCGCTGGAACCTCAGCTGCAATGCCATGCGGCGCTGCTGTCGCCGTCGACCGGCATCGTCGACAGCCACGGGCTGATGACGGCGCTGCTGGGCGATGCGGAAAACGCCGGCGCAATGCTGGCGGTGCAGTCGCCGGTGCTGGGCGGCGCGGTCACGGCGGACGGCATCCGGCTGGAGATCGGCGCCGAAGACGGCAGCGCCACCACGCTGCTGGCGCGCACGGTGGTGAATTCGGCCGGGCTGACGGCACCGGAACTGGCGCGCCGCATCGACGGCATGCCGGCAGCCCGGATCCCGCCGCAGTACTACGCCAAGGGCTGCTATTTCACGCTGGCCGGCCGCGCGCCGTTCTCACGGCTGATCTATCCCGTGCCCGAGGCCGCCGGGCTGGGCGTGCACCTGACCATCGACCTGGGCGGCCAGGCGCGCTTCGGCCCCAATGTGCGCTGGATCGACGAGATCGAATACGGCGTCGATCCGGCCGACGCGGATGGTTTCTATGACGAGGTGCGCCGCTACTGGCCGGGGCTGGCCGACGGCGCGCTGCAGCCCGGCTATGCCGGCATCCGCCCCAAGATCAGCGGCCCGCACGAAGCCGCGGCGGACTTCCGCATCGACGGCCCCGCCGTGCATGGCGTGCCCGGGCTGGTTCACCTGTTCGGCATCGAATCGCCGGGGCTGACCTCGTCGCTGGCGATTGCCGAGCGGGTCTGCGCGGCGCTGGACTGA
- a CDS encoding SMP-30/gluconolactonase/LRE family protein: MIVPSSTSTVEVLAGSTSQGLTWRQFLVGNRVGECPIWADGRLTWIDVRAPALHALDPASATMTTWRLPKPVGAHGLCADGSVILALRDELALFDPARATLRTLALPEPDRPHNRLNEGRVSPCGAWFVFGSMDDSGAAAPTGQLHAWHPRHGCRVLLDGLHIANGFAWSVDGQTFHFSDSKAGVVYRARWQPQSGTLAEITPWVTAGERIGRPDGAFIDADGNYWSAGVSAGCINVYAPTGARIRTLPVPCQAPSMVCPGPRGSVFVTSLVRPQWAPEDIRPEDGQLFQLPDVLAADAPATVRLRLT, translated from the coding sequence GTGATCGTTCCATCTTCGACCTCGACCGTTGAGGTGCTGGCGGGCAGCACTTCTCAAGGTCTGACGTGGCGGCAGTTCCTGGTTGGCAACCGGGTGGGGGAATGTCCGATCTGGGCTGACGGGCGCCTGACGTGGATCGACGTGCGGGCGCCCGCGCTCCACGCGCTCGATCCGGCCTCGGCGACCATGACCACCTGGAGGCTGCCGAAGCCGGTCGGCGCGCACGGTCTATGCGCCGATGGCAGCGTCATCCTCGCGCTGCGCGACGAACTGGCGCTCTTCGACCCGGCGCGCGCGACATTGCGCACGCTGGCGTTGCCTGAGCCGGACCGTCCGCACAACCGGCTCAACGAGGGCCGCGTGTCGCCCTGTGGTGCCTGGTTCGTGTTCGGGTCGATGGACGACTCGGGCGCGGCCGCCCCGACAGGACAGCTCCACGCCTGGCATCCGCGACACGGCTGCCGTGTGCTGCTGGACGGCCTGCACATCGCCAACGGCTTCGCCTGGTCGGTCGACGGGCAGACCTTCCACTTCTCCGACAGCAAGGCCGGGGTGGTGTACCGGGCGCGCTGGCAGCCGCAAAGCGGCACGCTTGCCGAGATCACCCCATGGGTCACCGCCGGCGAGCGCATCGGCCGACCCGACGGCGCCTTCATCGACGCGGACGGCAATTACTGGTCGGCCGGCGTGTCGGCTGGCTGCATCAACGTCTATGCGCCCACCGGCGCGCGCATCCGCACGCTGCCGGTGCCATGCCAGGCGCCCAGCATGGTTTGCCCGGGCCCGCGCGGCTCGGTCTTCGTCACGTCGCTGGTCCGCCCGCAATGGGCGCCCGAGGACATCAGGCCCGAGGATGGCCAGCTGTTCCAGCTGCCGGACGTGCTGGCCGCGGATGCACCGGCCACGGTCCGCCTGCGGCTGACGTAG
- a CDS encoding NAD(P)-dependent oxidoreductase produces the protein MPEPRLPIVVLTGAAGRLAQHVRPMLAAACREVRLCDVRPVTPQAVNERAFQCALDDAGELSALLAGADMVVHFAGYPREAAWDVILPANVTSVANLWEAARAAGVQRIIYASSNHAMGLYPRATTVGSDDLPRPDSRYGVSKVFMEAVAGLYAQKFGLKGFGMRIGHCSPEPLDARMLAHWISPRDLAQLVRVGMDADYDEAIVYGASDNAASWWDNTRAHALGYRPQDSADRYREALKHKVSDDPLAEHFQGGDFAAAEFNRDRSIFDLDR, from the coding sequence ATGCCTGAGCCGCGCCTGCCCATTGTGGTGCTGACCGGCGCCGCGGGACGCCTGGCACAGCACGTGCGGCCGATGCTGGCGGCCGCGTGCCGCGAGGTGCGGCTCTGCGACGTGCGGCCCGTCACGCCACAGGCCGTCAACGAGCGTGCTTTCCAGTGCGCGCTCGACGATGCCGGCGAGCTGTCCGCGCTGCTCGCCGGCGCCGACATGGTGGTCCACTTTGCCGGCTATCCGCGCGAGGCGGCATGGGACGTGATCCTGCCGGCCAACGTCACCAGCGTCGCCAACCTGTGGGAGGCTGCGCGCGCGGCGGGGGTGCAACGCATCATCTACGCCAGCTCCAACCATGCCATGGGCCTCTATCCGCGCGCCACCACGGTCGGCAGCGACGACCTGCCGCGGCCGGATTCGCGCTATGGCGTATCCAAGGTGTTCATGGAAGCGGTGGCGGGGCTGTATGCGCAGAAGTTCGGTTTGAAGGGCTTCGGCATGCGCATCGGACACTGCTCACCCGAGCCGCTCGACGCACGGATGCTGGCGCACTGGATCAGCCCGCGCGACCTGGCGCAGCTGGTGCGCGTCGGCATGGACGCCGACTATGACGAGGCCATTGTCTACGGCGCGTCGGACAACGCCGCGAGCTGGTGGGACAACACGCGGGCCCATGCACTCGGCTACCGGCCACAGGATTCCGCGGACCGCTACCGCGAGGCGCTCAAGCACAAGGTCAGCGATGATCCGCTGGCAGAACATTTCCAGGGCGGCGACTTTGCCGCGGCGGAGTTCAATCGTGATCGTTCCATCTTCGACCTCGACCGTTGA
- a CDS encoding ribonuclease activity regulator RraA: MTLSDASRDILLRVSTATLTTILFKRGFRNVFLQGLKPLNPSACRFVGPAFTLRYIPAREDLDAITAFEDPRHPQRVAIEECPAGHVLVMDSRGDASAASSGNLLITRLWHRGGAGVVTDGGFRDSPEIAAMNFPAWHTRPSAPTNLIRHHAVDLQLPIACAGVSIYPGDIMVADAEGIVCIPRHLAEEVAREAVQQTMYEDWVNQKILGGAGLPGLYPLLDPALQQEYAQWQARESHRYA; the protein is encoded by the coding sequence ATGACTCTGTCCGATGCCTCGCGCGACATCCTGTTGCGCGTATCCACCGCCACGCTGACCACCATCCTGTTCAAGCGCGGCTTTCGCAATGTGTTCCTGCAGGGCCTCAAGCCGCTGAATCCGTCGGCGTGCCGCTTCGTCGGGCCGGCGTTCACGCTGCGCTATATCCCGGCGCGCGAAGATCTCGACGCGATCACGGCGTTCGAGGATCCGCGCCATCCGCAGCGCGTGGCCATCGAAGAATGCCCGGCCGGCCATGTGCTGGTGATGGACAGCCGCGGCGACGCCAGCGCCGCGTCATCCGGCAACCTGCTGATCACCCGGCTGTGGCATCGCGGCGGTGCCGGCGTGGTCACCGACGGCGGCTTCCGCGACAGCCCCGAGATCGCGGCAATGAACTTCCCTGCCTGGCACACGCGGCCGTCCGCACCGACCAACCTGATCCGGCACCACGCCGTCGACCTGCAACTGCCGATCGCCTGTGCCGGCGTCAGCATCTATCCCGGCGACATCATGGTGGCCGATGCGGAGGGCATCGTCTGTATTCCCCGCCACCTGGCCGAAGAGGTTGCCCGCGAAGCGGTCCAGCAGACCATGTACGAGGACTGGGTCAACCAGAAGATCCTCGGCGGCGCGGGCCTGCCCGGGCTGTATCCGCTGCTGGACCCGGCCCTGCAGCAGGAATACGCGCAATGGCAGGCGCGGGAGAGCCACCGCTATGCCTGA
- a CDS encoding mandelate racemase/muconate lactonizing enzyme family protein → MKITQVKVHLMQAGAPSHTAWGGAGKSALATGRNWLFVEIATDAGLVGTGEGSGWPRVVAAGIPDLAPLLAGEDPFQTERLHQKLRVALMGHGHTGVVGAGALAALDTALWDLKAQALGRPLHALLGGALRDRVSYYAHVKDAETARAAVARGVRALKVGGTQQIVERAWAVREAIGPEIDLIVDLHGPAWLTGADAVAVGRALEGAHLLFLEEPVGPDDDHGWRRVRDSVALPLAAGERLGTLAEFDRLMASGLVDIVQPDTGRTGGPTQLKKIAALAEARSLLLAPHSGSLGPVAEFAAVHWIATSPGGLILERLEPDWPGKAQAVTRTLQADDGRIVVPDGPGLGTSLDHAFIAEHPSERNVALPAGGWEPGTAQETPYLQARRTRARLTQS, encoded by the coding sequence ATGAAAATCACGCAGGTCAAAGTTCATCTGATGCAGGCCGGCGCCCCCAGCCACACGGCATGGGGCGGGGCGGGCAAGAGCGCGCTGGCGACGGGGCGCAACTGGCTGTTCGTGGAAATTGCCACCGACGCAGGCCTGGTCGGCACCGGTGAAGGTTCCGGCTGGCCGCGCGTGGTCGCGGCCGGCATACCGGACCTGGCGCCATTGCTGGCAGGCGAAGATCCGTTCCAGACCGAGCGCCTGCACCAGAAGCTGCGCGTGGCGCTGATGGGGCACGGCCACACCGGCGTGGTCGGTGCGGGCGCGCTGGCGGCACTGGACACGGCGCTATGGGACCTCAAGGCACAGGCACTCGGACGCCCGCTGCACGCGCTGCTCGGCGGGGCGCTGCGTGACCGGGTCTCCTATTACGCGCACGTCAAGGATGCCGAGACCGCACGGGCGGCAGTGGCGCGCGGCGTGCGCGCGCTCAAGGTCGGTGGCACGCAGCAGATCGTCGAGCGCGCGTGGGCCGTGCGCGAAGCCATCGGGCCGGAGATCGACCTGATCGTCGATCTGCACGGTCCGGCCTGGCTTACCGGTGCCGATGCCGTGGCAGTCGGGCGGGCGCTGGAAGGCGCGCACCTGCTGTTCCTGGAAGAGCCGGTCGGTCCCGACGATGACCATGGCTGGCGCCGCGTGCGCGACAGTGTCGCGCTGCCGCTTGCCGCCGGCGAACGGCTCGGCACGCTGGCCGAGTTCGACCGGCTGATGGCGAGCGGCCTGGTAGACATTGTCCAGCCCGACACCGGCCGCACTGGCGGGCCGACCCAGCTCAAGAAGATTGCCGCGCTTGCCGAAGCCCGTTCGTTGTTGCTGGCGCCGCATTCCGGCTCGCTCGGCCCGGTGGCCGAATTCGCCGCGGTGCACTGGATCGCCACCTCGCCGGGCGGCCTCATCCTGGAGCGCCTCGAGCCGGACTGGCCGGGCAAGGCGCAGGCCGTCACCCGCACGCTGCAGGCCGACGACGGCCGCATCGTGGTGCCCGACGGCCCCGGTCTCGGCACCAGCCTGGACCATGCCTTCATCGCCGAGCATCCCAGCGAGCGCAATGTCGCCCTGCCGGCCGGCGGCTGGGAGCCCGGCACCGCGCAGGAAACCCCGTATCTGCAGGCGCGGCGCACCCGCGCACGCCTGACGCAATCGTAG
- a CDS encoding tripartite tricarboxylate transporter substrate binding protein — protein sequence MKFGKGAVRLAFSFTAAFGLIHAAGAAPAPYPSRPIQLIVGFAPGGAADTMARAVAEEMSRTLGQPVVVDNRSGASGNIATQAALAAPPDGYAVIFAAIHLATNPSMIGVPYNPRTDLAMVGQMTSVPVFMLAAASSPYRSAADVIAASRKLEGGVKVGSGGIGTSSHLALELLKRAEHMPALHIPYRGGTPALQGLMSGEVDVMFDLGSGTLKSYIDSGKVRPLAVMQATAVSGVKAPPAPAAGLPKETYIRSWQGLAVKAGTPPAVIDKLHAALNAAMRQPAVQARAQAMGMEPTASATPADFQKLYLEELARWSGFIKAANIKPQ from the coding sequence ATGAAGTTCGGTAAGGGCGCCGTGCGCCTAGCGTTTTCATTCACCGCAGCCTTCGGGCTGATCCACGCGGCTGGCGCTGCCCCCGCGCCGTATCCGTCCCGGCCGATCCAGCTGATCGTCGGCTTTGCCCCCGGCGGCGCGGCCGACACCATGGCGCGTGCGGTGGCCGAGGAAATGTCCAGGACGCTGGGCCAGCCGGTGGTGGTGGACAACCGCAGCGGCGCCTCGGGCAACATCGCCACCCAGGCCGCGCTGGCCGCGCCGCCCGATGGCTATGCGGTGATCTTCGCGGCCATCCACCTCGCCACCAATCCGTCGATGATCGGCGTGCCCTACAACCCGCGCACCGATCTGGCGATGGTGGGCCAGATGACCAGCGTGCCCGTCTTCATGCTGGCGGCAGCGTCGTCGCCGTACCGGTCGGCGGCCGACGTCATCGCGGCGTCGCGCAAGCTGGAGGGCGGGGTCAAGGTCGGCAGCGGCGGCATCGGCACGTCGTCGCACCTGGCGCTCGAGTTGCTCAAGCGCGCCGAGCACATGCCGGCGCTGCATATTCCTTATCGCGGCGGTACGCCCGCATTGCAGGGCCTGATGTCGGGCGAGGTGGACGTGATGTTCGACCTGGGCTCGGGGACACTCAAGTCCTACATCGATTCAGGCAAGGTGCGGCCCCTGGCGGTGATGCAGGCCACCGCGGTAAGCGGCGTCAAGGCACCGCCGGCGCCGGCCGCAGGCTTGCCGAAGGAAACCTATATCCGCAGCTGGCAGGGCCTGGCGGTGAAGGCCGGTACGCCGCCCGCCGTCATCGACAAGCTGCATGCGGCGCTCAACGCGGCCATGCGCCAGCCGGCGGTGCAGGCGCGGGCCCAGGCCATGGGCATGGAGCCCACGGCCAGCGCGACCCCCGCGGATTTCCAGAAGCTCTACCTGGAAGAACTGGCGCGCTGGAGCGGGTTCATCAAGGCAGCGAACATCAAGCCGCAATAA
- a CDS encoding GntR family transcriptional regulator — MQRINTPTYVRLREQIRADIAAGIWPLGAHITLAQMVERYEVSLNPVREALLHLQGEGIIDMQMHRGAVIPTVDAAYIANIYDMRGAIEQMLAAKVAALATPQDIERIDAARLHYEEVVSGDDTGASVAANREFHRIFNQVAGNQPAVDVLGSRSSLVDALRRSLGYGPQRKEAVIAQHRKLVAAVRKGDGALAARIALDHAESARDDLLRMIETPH, encoded by the coding sequence ATGCAACGCATCAACACGCCCACCTACGTCCGACTGCGCGAACAGATCCGCGCCGACATTGCCGCCGGCATCTGGCCGCTTGGCGCGCACATAACGCTGGCGCAGATGGTGGAGCGCTACGAGGTCAGCCTGAACCCCGTGCGCGAGGCGCTGCTGCATTTGCAGGGCGAGGGCATCATCGACATGCAGATGCATCGCGGCGCGGTGATCCCCACCGTCGACGCGGCGTATATCGCCAACATCTACGACATGCGCGGGGCGATCGAGCAGATGCTCGCGGCCAAGGTCGCGGCACTGGCGACGCCGCAGGACATCGAGCGGATCGATGCGGCGCGCCTGCACTACGAGGAAGTCGTCAGCGGCGACGACACTGGCGCCAGCGTGGCGGCGAACCGCGAGTTCCACCGGATCTTCAACCAGGTGGCCGGCAACCAGCCCGCCGTCGACGTGCTCGGTTCGCGCTCCAGCCTGGTCGATGCGCTGCGCCGCTCGCTCGGCTATGGGCCGCAGCGCAAGGAAGCGGTGATTGCGCAGCACCGCAAGCTGGTAGCCGCGGTGCGCAAGGGCGACGGCGCGCTGGCGGCGCGCATCGCGCTGGACCACGCCGAATCGGCGCGCGACGACCTGCTGCGCATGATCGAAACCCCCCACTAA